The following coding sequences lie in one Mercenaria mercenaria strain notata chromosome 5, MADL_Memer_1, whole genome shotgun sequence genomic window:
- the LOC123556844 gene encoding nudC domain-containing protein 2-like isoform X1, producing the protein MSNFDERSGVAACTTAWGRWYQTMEEVFIEVNLEEGTSGRQVKVNITPKRLQVLVKGETIIEGELASSVKSDDSVWTIEDKKFLRICLCKVMTTADQCWKSLLKGQYETDPGTYDEMEKKLTLQRYQYENPGMDFSNAEITGTYHGGGPELPGS; encoded by the exons ATGTCAAACTTTGATGAGAGAAGTGGCGTGGCAGCATGTACAACTGCATGGGGCCGCTGGTACCAGACCATGGAAGAGGTATTCATAGAGGTGAATCTTGAGGAGGGAACCAGTGGCAGACAGGTCAAAGTCAACATTACACCCAAAAGATTACAAGTGTTAGTGAAAGGAGAAACTATAATTGAG ggAGAACTAGCATCATCAGTAAAGAGTGATGACAGTGTATGGACTATAG AAGACAAGAAGTTTCTGCGaatatgtttatgtaaagtaATGACTACAGCTGACCAGTGTTGGAAATCATTGTTGAAAGGCCAGTACGAGACAGATCCAGGCACGTACGATGAGATGGAGAAAAAGCTTACACTTCAAAGATACCAGTATGAA AATCCAGGGATGGACTTCAGTAATGCAGAGATTACGGGAACTTATCATGGTGGAGGACCAGAGTTACCTGGCAGTTAG
- the LOC123556844 gene encoding nudC domain-containing protein 2-like isoform X2, with amino-acid sequence MSNFDERSGVAACTTAWGRWYQTMEEVFIEVNLEEGTSGRQVKVNITPKRLQVLVKGETIIEGELASSVKSDDSVWTIEDKKFLRICLCKVMTTADQCWKSLLKGQYETDPGTYDEMEKKLTLQRYQYETETAFGGAD; translated from the exons ATGTCAAACTTTGATGAGAGAAGTGGCGTGGCAGCATGTACAACTGCATGGGGCCGCTGGTACCAGACCATGGAAGAGGTATTCATAGAGGTGAATCTTGAGGAGGGAACCAGTGGCAGACAGGTCAAAGTCAACATTACACCCAAAAGATTACAAGTGTTAGTGAAAGGAGAAACTATAATTGAG ggAGAACTAGCATCATCAGTAAAGAGTGATGACAGTGTATGGACTATAG AAGACAAGAAGTTTCTGCGaatatgtttatgtaaagtaATGACTACAGCTGACCAGTGTTGGAAATCATTGTTGAAAGGCCAGTACGAGACAGATCCAGGCACGTACGATGAGATGGAGAAAAAGCTTACACTTCAAAGATACCAGTATGAA ACAGAAACTGCATTTGGAGGAGCTGATTGA